CCTGCAAAGTCTTAAAATGAATTCCGGCCAAAGCTGTTTTCTTTGTATGCAACGGATCAACGTGCAATTTGATCTCCGTAATAAAAACGAGGGTTCCCTCCGATCCGGCAATCAGTTTGCAGAAGTTGAATGGTTCGGTTCCTGCTGTAAAAGGATCCGTTTCCAGTAACAAATCAAGGGCATAACCCGTATTACGGCGAGGTATACTTTTCCGGGGAAATTCTTTTCGTATTTCTTCCTGATTACCATAATCGCCCAGTATGGTTTTCATCTGCTGATAAAGCTTGCCTTCAAGCGTTTTTAATTCACTTTTTGCGATGAACTGATCAAATGCCAGCGGTCCGAATTCAACTTCAGAGCCATCACTCAGCAATCCTTTAATGGCTATACAGTGCTCTCTTGCACTTCCATAGATCAGCGAATTGGAACCACAGGAGTTATTACCAACCATACCGCCGATCATAGCACGATTAGCTGTAGATGTCTCCGGCCCAAAGTAAAGCCCGTAAGGCTTCAGATACATATTCAATTCGTCACGTATCACTCCGGGCTGTACACGTACCCATGACTCTTCTTTATTGATCTCTACTACTTTTGTCCAATATTTAGACACATCCACAACAATCCCATTCCCTACCACCTGTCCGGCCAGAGAAGTGCCCGCAGTACGGGGAATCAATGCACTTTTTTCCTTCCTGGCAAATGCAATTAACTCCTGCAGATCTTTCACATTTCTGGGATAGGCTACAGCAGTCGGCATTTCCCGATATGCAGAGGCATCCGTTGCATAGAGTATCTTTGTCTGATTATCCCACAACAGCTCCCCTTCGAGTACTTCACTTAATATCCGAAGTTTTTCTTCCATATGCTCACCTGTTCTACCGAAGAGATATTACTTATTTTTTATTTGAGTTGTATAGGTACTTTCAAAGATTTTATCCGCATTATTGGTCTCGAATCCATCCCTGCGTTGTGCGGCTGTTATCTGATCCTTCGGCGTATCTTTAAATTCAGGCAATACACTTCTTTCCGCAAATTCTACATAACTTCCGGCGATCTGTAAAGTGACTCCATCCGAAAATTGTGCGTCATAAAGTGCCGAGACAGTACTGGACTGCCTCAATAATCCATCTTCACTGGTCTTAATCTTACCACCAGATGTATTCAGCTTGATTCCCAGTCCTTCTACAAAACTGTTAAATTCTTCCAATGTATTATAGCCATCTTTAAGTTCATGGATACTGATGGTATAATGATTCAGATAATACCGGTTGAAAATAACCCAGGCTGCATATTCACTTTCTTGAAGCAGACGTGTATAATCTGCAGACGAAGGGAGCTTCCACAAAGGTTTCTGAAGAAAATCTGCAGCTTCCTGACCATTTTCGAGATTCAGGGTATCAACAGGATCTGCTGTAATTCCATCTGTATATCTATGAATGATAGCCTGAGCCTCTTCACTCAATTGAGAAACTATAAGTTCAGAAACAAATATTCGCGGATAATCCGTACTCGGAGGTTTGAACCAGTACGCATCCAGTTTTTTTCCTTCAAAATAATAGTGATCCATTTTTTTATACCCATAGGCCAAAAAGATCTTTTCGAATGAGGCGATACCCAAATGAGGAACTCCCAGGGTACGGAAAGCAATATGATCATTTACAATATCTTCCTGTGAGGATACCACACCTTTCTGCAATAAAGCATCTGTAATCTGACCTACAGCAGTCACATTCTTTCTGTAATGCTCAAATAAATCGTTAAGGACGATATCTAAAGGTTTATTTTCTTCAAATTTCATGTTATTGCTCTTTTAGTACTACCATTTGACCAAATTTACCTATTTTCACCATAAGTAATGATTAATAAAACTTAAATAATGATAAGCAAAACTAATCAAATAGAATTACGTCAGCTTCGCTATTTCAAAGCTTTGGCTGAGGAATTACATTACCATAAGGCAGCGGATAAGTTACATATTTCACAGTCTGCACTGAGTCAGCAGATAAAAGTACTGGAACAACAACTGGGAGTAGCATTGTTCGACAGGCTAAACAAAAAAATATCATTAAGTGATCTGGGTGAATTATTTTATTCGGAAGCCATTCACATTTTACAACAGGTGGAGCGGAGTATGGAACGTCTGGATCAGTTCCACACAGGATCAGCAGGTACATTGAAGATCGGGTTTGTAGCATCGGCAATGTCTTCTTTTCTTCCGGAAGCGATTAAAAAGTTCCACACCGCCTATCCGGCGATACATCTTCGATTTGAAGAGATGAACAATTTTGAACAATTACCGGCACTGGAAAACGGAGACATCGACATTGGTTTTATGCGCTCCAATCAGGTCAGAGACCAGATGCATATTCTACGGGTATTCGAAGAGACATTCACACTTATCCTTCCCCGGAATCACCGTTTTGGAAACTATCATTTTAAAGATTTACGTATATTAAAGGACGAAGACTTTATTTTATTTCCAAATGCCAAAAGTGAATTTTATTTTCAGCAGATTGTGAATCTTTGCAGTGACAGCGGATTTTATCCCAGAATCACGCATCAGGCTATTCATGGCCCGACTATATTCTCCTTGGTCGGATGCGGCATGGGCATCTCCATTATACCTACTTCTTTAGCTCAGCTTCATACGGAAGATGTAACAGCAATTGAACTTAAGGCAATTCCACAGCGTACACAAATCTTTGCGGTATGGGATAAAAGCAATCAGAATCCACAGATACAGCGATTTATGAAATCCATCTGAATGTATTTCTATAATTCAGAAATAGCGTGCTGATACTTTTCCTCATCGAATTCCTTTTCGCTCTTTGCGATGACCACTGTAGCGACACCATTTCCGATCAGATTAGTGATTGCCCTTGCTTCACTCATGAAGCGGTCTACTCCCAGCAATATGGCCATTCCTTCTACCGGAATAACCTTGAGTGCTGTCAATGTACCTGCCAGAACAATAAAACCTCCGCCCGTAACAGCGGCAGCACCTTTACTTGTCACTAACAATATTCCGATAATAGTTAACAGTTGTGCAAAGGTCAGATCCACATGAAAAACCTGCGCTAAAAAGATGGTAGCCATAGACAGATAAATAGTCGTTCCGTCCAGATTGAAGGA
The Sphingobacterium spiritivorum genome window above contains:
- a CDS encoding DUF1338 domain-containing protein, whose product is MKFEENKPLDIVLNDLFEHYRKNVTAVGQITDALLQKGVVSSQEDIVNDHIAFRTLGVPHLGIASFEKIFLAYGYKKMDHYYFEGKKLDAYWFKPPSTDYPRIFVSELIVSQLSEEAQAIIHRYTDGITADPVDTLNLENGQEAADFLQKPLWKLPSSADYTRLLQESEYAAWVIFNRYYLNHYTISIHELKDGYNTLEEFNSFVEGLGIKLNTSGGKIKTSEDGLLRQSSTVSALYDAQFSDGVTLQIAGSYVEFAERSVLPEFKDTPKDQITAAQRRDGFETNNADKIFESTYTTQIKNK
- a CDS encoding LysR substrate-binding domain-containing protein yields the protein MISKTNQIELRQLRYFKALAEELHYHKAADKLHISQSALSQQIKVLEQQLGVALFDRLNKKISLSDLGELFYSEAIHILQQVERSMERLDQFHTGSAGTLKIGFVASAMSSFLPEAIKKFHTAYPAIHLRFEEMNNFEQLPALENGDIDIGFMRSNQVRDQMHILRVFEETFTLILPRNHRFGNYHFKDLRILKDEDFILFPNAKSEFYFQQIVNLCSDSGFYPRITHQAIHGPTIFSLVGCGMGISIIPTSLAQLHTEDVTAIELKAIPQRTQIFAVWDKSNQNPQIQRFMKSI